Genomic DNA from Streptomyces sp. AM 2-1-1:
CCGTGCCCTCCGCCGGGGGCTGGCAGCTCGCCGACGAGGAGGGCCGGACCGCACTCCCGGTCGCGGGCGATCCGCGCTCCCGGCCCGGACTCTGGCGCCTGGCGGCACTCTCCGGTGGCTTCCCGGTCACGGTCTTCGGTGAGCTCGGGCCGCGCGGCTTCGCCCCGTTGGCGGCCTGGTCCGCCGGTCGGGGCGACCACGACCCTGGCGAGTCCGTCGCGCTGGCCTGATCCCGTCGCACCCGGCACCCTCGCGCCGGCCTGGTCCCGTCGCACCCGGCACCGTCACGCCGGCCCCGCCGGAGCCCCTTCACCGCGTCGTCCCGACCCGCATCCCGTTCGTCCCGACTGCCGGAGGTGAACCATGACCGCCACGAACCCGCCCGTGCCGGGCCCCCGTCGTCCCCACCGCCCCGACGCACCGGCCCGTACCGAAGAAGCTCCGCGTACGGCAACGCCGGCCCGGACCGACGCTCCGGACCGCATCGGGGCTCCGGACCGCATCGGGGCTCCGGCCCTCGCCGGCGAAGCCCCCACCACCGGAGCCCTCGCCGCCGAAGTCGCCGTCTCCGAGGCCTCCGCCGACCCGCGGCCGGCCCCGGGGGCCGAGGGGTGGGCGGAGCTGGTCACCCGTGCTCTCCTCGGCACGGACCGCCGCCCCGCGCACTCCCCGGACGGCACGCACGGCGGACCGGCCGCCCTGCTGGACGCGGCGGCGGTCCACACGGTGCGCCGACGGGCGGGGCTGCTCCCGGCAGCCGCCGGGGCGCTCCCGGACCCGGCGGCCGAGGATCCCCGGCCGGCGCCGCCCCCGGCGGCACGCCGCAGACTCGCGCAGCTCCTGGCGGACCGGGCCGGCGGCTCCGGGAACGGCCGGCGCGGTACGGCCCCCGACCTGACGGAGCTGATTCCGCAGTGGCTGGCCGCCGCGAACGGGCACGGCTACCGCGCTCCCGCGACGCTGCTCCCGCCCCTCCTCGACGCGGCGAGGGCGCGCACCGACCTGCGTCCGCACGCGCTGGCCTTCGCCGGGCCGCGGGGACGCTGGCTGGCCGGGCTCAACCCGGACTGGCGGTTCGCCCTGCGCGACGGCATACCGGAGGCGGCCCTGCGGGAGAGCCCCGGCGGAGCCGGCACGGACGCGGTGCGCGCGCTGTGGGAGGAAGGGCTGTTCGCGGAGCGGGTCGCGCTGCTCCGTGCCGTACGGCTCCGCGACCCGGACGCGGGCCGCGCCCTGCTCGCCGGCACCTGGTCCGACGAGCGGGCCGAGGACCGTCTGATGTTCCTGGACACGCTGCGGGCCGGGCTCTCCGGGGCGGACGAGAACTTCCTCGAGGAGGCGCTCGGGGACCGCAGCCGCAATGTCCGCGCCACCGCAGCCGAACTCCTCTCCATGCTGCCGGACACGGCGCTGGGCCGGCGGACGGCCGCCCGCGCGGCCTCCTGCATCGGTCTGGACCGCAGGTCGGGTGGCCCGTCGCTGCTGATCGAGGCCCCGCACGAGTGCGACGCGGCGATGCAACGGGACGGGGTGGTCGCGGTGCCTCCCGCCGGGAGGGGCGAACGCTCGTGGTGGTTCGGGCAGTTGGTCGAGGCGACTCCGCTGTCCACCTGGACGGCGAAGCTCGGCGGACGCACCGCGCGCGACATCGTGGGGCTGCCGGTGGCCGACGACTGGGCCGCCGACCTGCACGCCGCCTGGTGCCGTGCGGCCGTACGCCAACGGGACGAGGAGTGGGCGCGGGCGCTGCTCGGCGTTCCCACCGCGCCCTCCACGGACGCCACCGGGACCGATTCGCCCGCCGAGCGGTCGAAGCTGCTCGCGACCCTTCCCCGGGAGGAACGCGCCCGGTGGGCGGCCGGTTTCATCGCGGCGCACGGTCTGTCCGACGCGTTCCAGCTGCTGGGCGTGTGCGCGGTGCCCTGGGCGGCGCCACTCGGCCGCGCGGTCGTCGACGCGCTCGACATCGCCCGGGAAGCGGGCAGTTATCCCTGGAGCTTCAGCGGGGTCATGGGCCTGGCGGAGCGCTGTCTCGATCCCGCCGAGGCCGATCGGCTGGAGGTCCTCACCGCCGCGGTGGACGAGCGCGAGGACGCTCCGCCGGGAGCGGGCGGCTACTGGTCGGAGGCCTTCCAGCGCCTGGTGTCCACCCTCCGGCTGCGAGCCGCCATGGAGGCCGAACTGACAGCGGGACCGCCCTGAGGGGCCGGCCGGCCGTGCGAGGGTCCGTGCGACCCCCCTGGGGGCCCGTCCGGCCGTGCGACCCCGCACGGCCGGAAGAGACACGGCCGATGAGCCCGTACGGCCGGAAAGCCGCGCCGTCGGGACGACGGAAGCCGGGCGCTCGTCCCTCGCCTCCACACCCTGTCCCCGTCCCCCGCCCCGTCCCAGCGACGCCCGTCCCAGCGACGCAGCGGCCGCCCCGTCCCAGCGACGCAGCGACGGAGGAATCAGCCGCCCGACGTCGCCACCGCCGTCACGCGTCCGCGTCGGCGGGGCGGCGGACGTGGGCGTTGACCCACGCGACGATCGAGGTGGTGGTGGCGCCCGGAGTGAAGATTTCGGCCACTCCGAGTTCCTTGAGCGGTGGGATGTCTTCCTCCGGGATGATCCCGCCGCCGAAGACCTTGATGTCCTCGGCTTCCCGCTCCTTCAGCAACTCGATCACCTTGGCGAAGAGCGTGTTGTGGGCGCCGGAGAGGATCGAGAGGCCGATGGCGTCGGCGTCCTCCTGGATCGCGGTGTCCACGATCTGCTCGGGGGTCTGGTGGAGACCGGTGTAGATGACCTCCATACCCGCGTCCCGCAGCGCCCTCGCGATCACCTTGGCGCCCCGGTCATGGCCGTCGAGCCCCGGCTTGGCCACCACCACGCGCATCGGACCGGTCACACCCATCACTGCCTCCACCTGGTTCTCCGTGCTGTCTCCCGCGCCCGACGCCCCGCGGACGTGAACGAACGTTATCCACCGCATCCTTCCTGGCCCGTCCCGTTTCGTGAAGGACGTGAGGGGGGAAATCTCCTTGTGGGACATGTTCGCCATACGGCCGCCCCTTACCGAGAGGCGCACATCCGCCACCGGGGACGGTCGTGAGGGGAGCCGCCAGAGGTCGCCGCACACCCGCGCCGTCAGCCGCACGGCGCGGAGGTGCGGCCCCGCGGCCGCCCGCTCTCCCGGCCGTCCGTCCAGGACAGCCGGGGGCCGGGCGGCAGGCGGGCCGGGGATCCCGGCCTCCGAGGGTCTGTTCCGGGCGAGGAGATCCGCCCGGTGTCCGCCCCTCGCACGCGTAGGCCGTCACCCGACGGACCGCTCGTGACCTCGGCACGGCGCCCCCTGAGGGCGCGCGGGACCGAAGCCGTTCGCGCGTGCCGGTGCAGGAGGTCGGTCATGCATGTGATGTCTCCGCTCACCCTGCTCCCGCGCCTGCCACGTCTGCTGCGCCTTCCCTCGCCGGACGGCTTGTGCGCCTCGTCCGCGCTGCTCAGAGCCACCGCGCTGGATCTGGCGATCCTCGCCGGGCACGTGCTCTTCTACCCGACGGGGCTCACCCCGGAACGCCGGCGCGACGTCCCCGGCGCCGACCAGGAGCTCGGCACGGATGTCCTGCCGCGCGGAGTGACCGCGCTGCCCACCGCCCCGGAGGACGACCGGCCGCCGGTCGTCCTGCTGCACGGCTTCATCGACAACCGCTCCGTCTTCGTGCTGCTCCGCCGCTCCCTCGCCCGGCACGGCAGACGCCATCTGGAGTCGCTCAACTACTCACCGCTGACCTGTGACATCCGCTCGGCCGCCGAACTGCTGGGTCGCCACGTCGAGGAGATCTGCGCCCGCACCGGTCATCCGCGGGTGGACATCGTCGGCCACAGCCTGGGCGGCCTGATCGCGCGGTACTACGTCCAGCGCCTCGGCGGCGACCACCGGGTCCGCGTCCTGGTCACCCTCGGCACCCCGCACAACGGCACCTCGGTCGCCTCCCTGGCGAGCGCCCATCCGATCGTGCGGCAGATGCGGACCGGTTCCGCCCTCATCGACGAACTGCGCACCCCGGCGCCGGGGTGCCGGACGCACTTCGTCTCCTTCTGGAGCGAACTGGACCGGGTGATGGTCCCCGTACGCACCGCGTGCATCGACCACCCGGATCTCGACGCCGAGAACGTACGGGTCACGGGGATCGGCCACCTCGCCCTCCCCGTGCACCCGGCCGTCGCCGCCCGCATCCGCCAGGAACTCGACCGCTCGGGCGGGCTCCCGCTCGCGGGCGGTGCGACCGTGGCCTGAGGGGACGAGGCCCCGGGCCGGGCGGGCTCCTGCGCATCGGATCACCGTGTGCGAGGTGCGTCAGGTGTGTCCCGTCGCGCCGCGAAGTGTTCGCGGGCCCTTCGCCGTTCCCGCCGCGGGGACCCACACGGGATACCGGGTCCCGCTTCTCCCCCGCCTCGCACCCGATCCCCCTCTCTCGACGGCCGACTTGACTACGCTCCGTCAACAGGCAGGGCGCAAAAGAGAACAAGATCTTCGAACGCAACGCCAACACCGGGTCTTCACTGCGTCGAAAGGCGCTCGAATGCCCGATTTCGCGGAGACCAAACCCTTCTGATGATTGTGGCCGTCACACACCGCCAGGTACAGTCGCGGCCACTGCTTCCCCCGGGGCTCACCCCACTGAACTCCGGACTGGTCCTGCTGCCGAGGCGAGAGAGAAGTTGGTGAACGACCAGCACACCCACGCCGGGTACGCCGGATACGACGCGTCACAGACTGGCAGCTACCCTGCCGATCCGCTCTTCGGGACGCTCCCCGCAGAGCAGGGCGTCGTCCCCGGTCCCGGATACGCCGTCGGTTGCCCGGCGGGCCCCGCGGCCGCCCTCCACGACACGGCCACCCACCACGACGCGTACGCCGGTCAGCACACCCCCTACGCCGCCGACTCCTCCTGGGAGAACGGCGCCCACGGCGGAGCGGGCGCGCACCCCGGCTCGTACGACCCCTACGGGGCAGAGTCCCGGGGGGCGCAGCAGCCCGCGTACGACACGACCACCGGAGGCTGGCCGGCCATCCCCCCGGACGGGACCGGACAGTGGGACTCCAGCGCCTGGCAGCAGGCGGCGACCCACACCACGACCGGACAGTGGGGCTTCACCGACACCGGTGCCTTCCCCACCACCACCTTCGAGTCGGCCCTGTACGAGACGGGCGCGTACCCGTCCGCCACGCCGGCCGGCGCGTACGAGGCGCAGGCGCCGCACCACGGGGCCACCGCCTACGCCACCGGCGCCTACGAGACCGGCACGTACGACACCAGCGCGTACGACACCGGCACCGGTGCTCACGACAGCGGATCCCACGCCACCGGCGCCTACGATTCCCAGGCCTTCGCCCCGGGCGGATCCGGCTACGACAGCGGCTACGACACCCCCGCCTCCGGCGTCCGGGCCTACGCGCCCACCGCCTTCGCCACCGGTGCGTACGACAGCGGCGCCTACGACGCGACCGCCTGGAACACCGCGCCGGACCCCGGCGCCACGCCCGGGACGGAGGCGTACCCCCAGGAACACACGTCCTACGCCTCCGACGGGCAGCACCCCGAACACCGGGCGCCCGAACACCCGCCGCACGAGGACCTGGTGGCCGAGGAGCGGCGGCCCGCGCCGGACGACGAGGCGTTCGTCCAGGACGAGCGGCCCGCACGCCCCGGCGTCCGAGAGGCCGCGCAGGACCCCGCCCCCGAGCCCGAGGACCTGTCCGGTCAACCGGACACCTGGCCCGACCCGTACCACCCCGAGGTCCGTACCGATGGACGGCCCGAGGGCCGGCCCGCCCACCGGAACCGTGCCCGGCGCCGTTCGCCCGCCAAGCGGACCGCCCTGCTGACCATCGCGGTTCCTTCCGCCTGCGTGATGGGCGTCGCGGGCATCGCGGCCGCATCGGTCGGCGGGCTCGGCGGCGGCGAGGAGACCAAGGACGACACGACGACGATGGCCGCCGCCGACACGGCCACCGTCAAGGTGCTCGCCTCCAACTCCAAGCTGGACACGCAGCTCGCGGGGGTCAACGCCGCCGGTGCGGACTTCCGCGACCGGGCGAGCCGTACGCAGGAGCGCATCGACCTCAAGGAGCGGCAGGCAACCGAGAAGAAGAAGCGCGAGGAGGAGGCCGCCCGCAAGGAGGCCGCCCGCCCGAAGTACCTGCTGCCGGTCGCGCAGCACGGTCTGAGCGCGTACTTCGGACAGGCCGGGGTCAACTGGATGTCCGTGCACACCGGCATCGACTTCCCCGTGCAGTACGGGACACAGGTGATGGCCGCGACCGACGGCACAGTGCGCACCCAGTGGAACAGCGCCTACGGCAACATGGCGATCGTGACGACGGAGGACGGCACCGAGACCTGGTACTGCCACCTGAGCAGTACCCGGATCCGCTCGGGCCCGGTGAAGGCCGGCGACGTCATCGCGTACTCCGGCAACTCGGGCAATTCCACCGGCCCGCACCTGCACTTCGAGGTGCGGCCCGGCGGTGGCTCCGCGATCAACCCGCTGGCCTGGCTGCAGAGCCACGGGCTCGACCCGCAGTGAGCACGGGGTAGGTACGGTCGCTCGACCGACGCACGGAGGGCCGGGTCGCGAAGACCCGGCCCTCCGTGCGTCGGCGCGTCGGTCCGCCGCATCCAGGACGAGAGGGACTACAGCTTCTCGACGGGGGCGTACCGCAGCAGCAGCTTCTTGGGCCGTTCGTCGCCGAAGTCGACGGTGGCCTTGGCCTGGTCGCCGAAGCCGTCGACGGCGGTCACCGTGCCCAGGCCGAACTGGTCGTGCGTGACACGGTCCCCGACCACGAGCGTGACCACCGGCTTCTCGCCGGCACGCCGGGTCGCGAATCCGGAGGGGCCGGAGCGGGAGCGGGAGGAGGAGAGCGACGAGGTGATCCCCGAGGTGGGTCCGGCCGAGGCCGCCATCGGCCCCTTCCGCTTCCACTCCAGGTGCTGGTCCGGGATCTCCTCCAGGAACCGCGACGCCGGGTTGTACGAGGGCTGGCCCCAGGCGCTCCGCATGGAGGCGCGGGTGAGGTAGAGGCGCTCGCGGGCGCGGGTGATCCCGACGTACGCGAGGCGGCGCTCCTCCTCCAGCTCCTTCACCTGGCCGAGCGCCCGCATGTGCGGGAAGACGCCGTCCTCCATGCCGGTGAGGAAGACGACGGGGAACTCCAGGCCCTTGGCGGTGTGGAGCGTCATCAGCGTGATGACGCCGGAGCCGTCCTCGTCCTCGTCGGGGATCTGGTCGGAGTCGGCGACCAGGGCGACCCGCTCCAGGAACTCGGCGAGCGTCCCGGAGATGCCCGCGACGTCGGCGTCCACACCGGCGTCGAGGCCGGGACCGGCAGCGGAGGCCGCCCCGGCTCCCTCGCCCGCCGCCTCGTCCGGAGCCACCGCACGGCCCTGCTCCTGCTCGAACTCCAGCGCCACGGCGGCGAGTTCCTGGAGGTTCTCGATGCGGGTCTCGTCCTGCGGGTCGGTGGACGCCTGGAGCTCGGCGAGGTACCCGGTGCGCTCCATGACGGCTTCCAGCACGACCGCGGGGCCGGCCCCCGACTCGACGACGGTGCGCAGCTCCTCCATCAGCGTGTTGAACCGCTTCACCGCGTTCGTCGAGCGGGCCGCCATGCCGTACGCCTCGTCGACCCGGCGGAGCGCCTGCGCGAAGGAGATCTTCTCGCGCTGCGAGAGCGCGTCGATCATCGCTTCCGCACGGTCGCCGATGCCGCGCTTGGGCACGTTGAGGATGCGGCGCAGCGGGACGGTGTCCTCGGGGTTGGCGAGCACCCGGAGGTAGGCCAGGATGTCCCGGACCTCCTTGCGCTCGTAGAAGCGGACGCCGCCGACGACCTTGTAGGGCAGGCCGACGCGGATGAAGATCTCTTCGAAGACGCGGGACTGCGCGTTGGTGCGGTAGAAGACCGCGACGTCGCCGGCTTTGGCGTCGCCCGCGTCGGTGAGCCGGTCGATCTCGTCGGCGACGAACTGCGCCTCGTCGTGCTCGGTGTCGGCGACGTACCCGGTGATCCGGGTGCCGGTGCCGGCGTTGGTCCAGAGGTTCTTGGGGCGGCGGCTCTCGTTGCGCTCGATGACGGCGTTGGCGGCCGAGAGGATCGTCTGCGTGGAGCGGTAGTTCTGCTCCAGCAGGATCGTGGTGGCGTCCGGGTAGTCCTCCTCGAACTGGAGGATGTTGCGGATCGTCGCGCCCCGGAAGGCGTAGATCGACTGGTCGGCGTCGCCGACGACGCACAGCTCACCGGGCGCCTCCGGCCCGTCGGCCGGGCCGACCAGCTCGCGCACGAGGGTGTACTGCGCGTGGTTGGTGTCCTGGTACTCGTCGACCAGGATGTGCCGGAAGCGGCGGCGGTAGTGCTCGGCGACGTCGGGGAACGCCTGGAGCAGGTGGACCGTCGTCATGATGATGTCGTCGAAGTCGAGGGCGTTGGCCTCGCGCAGCCGCGCCTGGTAGAGCGCGTACGCCTGGGCCAGGGTCTTCTCGAAGCCGTCGGCGGCCTGCCCGGCGAAGGTCTCCTCGTCGATGAGCTCGTTCTTGAGGTTGGAGACCTTGGCGGTGAAGGACTTCGGCGGGTAGCGCTTGGGGTCGAGGTCGAGATCGCGGCAGACCAGCGCCATCAGCCGCTTGGAGTCGGCCGCGTCGTAGATCGAGAACGACGAGGTGAAGCCGAGCCGCTTCGACTCGCGGCGCAGGATGCGTACGCACGCGCTGTGGAAGGTCATGACCCACATGGCGTGGGCGCGGGGACCGACGAGCTGCTCGACCCGCTCCTTCATCTCCCCGGCGGCCTTGTTGGTGAAGGTGATCGCCAGGATCTGCCCGGGGTGCGTACCGCGCTCGGCGAGGAGGTGGGCGATGCGGTGGGTGAGCACCCGGGTCTTGCCGGAGCCGGCGCCCGCGACGATGAGCAGTGGCGACCCGGCGTGCACGACGGCGGCGCGCTGCTCGGTGTTGAGACCGTCGAGCAGTGCGGCGGAGTCGAGGACCGGGCGCGGAGCGCCGTCACGGTAGTAGCCGTCCCGGGGCGGCGGGGGCGCGTCGAAGATGCCCGCGAAGAGGCCCTCGGGCTCCTCCTCGGACGCGTGGTCCTCGGGCGGCGGCGGGGGCGTCTCCTCCGCGGGCTGGAGGCCGGTCAGGAAACTGTCGTCAAAGAGGCTGCTCATCGCTTGTCGAGTTTAGAGGGCTCCACCGACACTCCGGGCAGCCTTGGCACAACCGCCGGCCGTACGGTCACCGGGCGTCAGGAGCCGTGCGCGGCGCGCGAGGGAAACGTCCCCCCGCCGCACCCCTGCGACCAA
This window encodes:
- a CDS encoding ATP-dependent DNA helicase, yielding MSSLFDDSFLTGLQPAEETPPPPPEDHASEEEPEGLFAGIFDAPPPPRDGYYRDGAPRPVLDSAALLDGLNTEQRAAVVHAGSPLLIVAGAGSGKTRVLTHRIAHLLAERGTHPGQILAITFTNKAAGEMKERVEQLVGPRAHAMWVMTFHSACVRILRRESKRLGFTSSFSIYDAADSKRLMALVCRDLDLDPKRYPPKSFTAKVSNLKNELIDEETFAGQAADGFEKTLAQAYALYQARLREANALDFDDIIMTTVHLLQAFPDVAEHYRRRFRHILVDEYQDTNHAQYTLVRELVGPADGPEAPGELCVVGDADQSIYAFRGATIRNILQFEEDYPDATTILLEQNYRSTQTILSAANAVIERNESRRPKNLWTNAGTGTRITGYVADTEHDEAQFVADEIDRLTDAGDAKAGDVAVFYRTNAQSRVFEEIFIRVGLPYKVVGGVRFYERKEVRDILAYLRVLANPEDTVPLRRILNVPKRGIGDRAEAMIDALSQREKISFAQALRRVDEAYGMAARSTNAVKRFNTLMEELRTVVESGAGPAVVLEAVMERTGYLAELQASTDPQDETRIENLQELAAVALEFEQEQGRAVAPDEAAGEGAGAASAAGPGLDAGVDADVAGISGTLAEFLERVALVADSDQIPDEDEDGSGVITLMTLHTAKGLEFPVVFLTGMEDGVFPHMRALGQVKELEEERRLAYVGITRARERLYLTRASMRSAWGQPSYNPASRFLEEIPDQHLEWKRKGPMAASAGPTSGITSSLSSSRSRSGPSGFATRRAGEKPVVTLVVGDRVTHDQFGLGTVTAVDGFGDQAKATVDFGDERPKKLLLRYAPVEKL
- a CDS encoding peptidoglycan DD-metalloendopeptidase family protein, which produces MNDQHTHAGYAGYDASQTGSYPADPLFGTLPAEQGVVPGPGYAVGCPAGPAAALHDTATHHDAYAGQHTPYAADSSWENGAHGGAGAHPGSYDPYGAESRGAQQPAYDTTTGGWPAIPPDGTGQWDSSAWQQAATHTTTGQWGFTDTGAFPTTTFESALYETGAYPSATPAGAYEAQAPHHGATAYATGAYETGTYDTSAYDTGTGAHDSGSHATGAYDSQAFAPGGSGYDSGYDTPASGVRAYAPTAFATGAYDSGAYDATAWNTAPDPGATPGTEAYPQEHTSYASDGQHPEHRAPEHPPHEDLVAEERRPAPDDEAFVQDERPARPGVREAAQDPAPEPEDLSGQPDTWPDPYHPEVRTDGRPEGRPAHRNRARRRSPAKRTALLTIAVPSACVMGVAGIAAASVGGLGGGEETKDDTTTMAAADTATVKVLASNSKLDTQLAGVNAAGADFRDRASRTQERIDLKERQATEKKKREEEAARKEAARPKYLLPVAQHGLSAYFGQAGVNWMSVHTGIDFPVQYGTQVMAATDGTVRTQWNSAYGNMAIVTTEDGTETWYCHLSSTRIRSGPVKAGDVIAYSGNSGNSTGPHLHFEVRPGGGSAINPLAWLQSHGLDPQ
- a CDS encoding alpha/beta fold hydrolase, with amino-acid sequence MHVMSPLTLLPRLPRLLRLPSPDGLCASSALLRATALDLAILAGHVLFYPTGLTPERRRDVPGADQELGTDVLPRGVTALPTAPEDDRPPVVLLHGFIDNRSVFVLLRRSLARHGRRHLESLNYSPLTCDIRSAAELLGRHVEEICARTGHPRVDIVGHSLGGLIARYYVQRLGGDHRVRVLVTLGTPHNGTSVASLASAHPIVRQMRTGSALIDELRTPAPGCRTHFVSFWSELDRVMVPVRTACIDHPDLDAENVRVTGIGHLALPVHPAVAARIRQELDRSGGLPLAGGATVA
- a CDS encoding cobalamin B12-binding domain-containing protein — translated: MGVTGPMRVVVAKPGLDGHDRGAKVIARALRDAGMEVIYTGLHQTPEQIVDTAIQEDADAIGLSILSGAHNTLFAKVIELLKEREAEDIKVFGGGIIPEEDIPPLKELGVAEIFTPGATTTSIVAWVNAHVRRPADADA
- a CDS encoding DUF5691 domain-containing protein — encoded protein: MTATNPPVPGPRRPHRPDAPARTEEAPRTATPARTDAPDRIGAPDRIGAPALAGEAPTTGALAAEVAVSEASADPRPAPGAEGWAELVTRALLGTDRRPAHSPDGTHGGPAALLDAAAVHTVRRRAGLLPAAAGALPDPAAEDPRPAPPPAARRRLAQLLADRAGGSGNGRRGTAPDLTELIPQWLAAANGHGYRAPATLLPPLLDAARARTDLRPHALAFAGPRGRWLAGLNPDWRFALRDGIPEAALRESPGGAGTDAVRALWEEGLFAERVALLRAVRLRDPDAGRALLAGTWSDERAEDRLMFLDTLRAGLSGADENFLEEALGDRSRNVRATAAELLSMLPDTALGRRTAARAASCIGLDRRSGGPSLLIEAPHECDAAMQRDGVVAVPPAGRGERSWWFGQLVEATPLSTWTAKLGGRTARDIVGLPVADDWAADLHAAWCRAAVRQRDEEWARALLGVPTAPSTDATGTDSPAERSKLLATLPREERARWAAGFIAAHGLSDAFQLLGVCAVPWAAPLGRAVVDALDIAREAGSYPWSFSGVMGLAERCLDPAEADRLEVLTAAVDEREDAPPGAGGYWSEAFQRLVSTLRLRAAMEAELTAGPP